A stretch of [Clostridium] scindens DNA encodes these proteins:
- a CDS encoding penicillin-binding transpeptidase domain-containing protein — translation MRNQMFRRSAVTFFLIAAFAIVEIYMLYRHTAIVEGVDQKTDAYKTEAIAACNRRTIVPGDILDCNGALLVENKKIGEPGVYADDYAYSQVLGYLQNGGYRFQKLAEDMLYETRGIEDTKGNSIQVNIDHGLQERAAEILSNEIGGIDQVGSLVVLDAETGQVLTMLSYPSFNANELTSSITAMDAADPNLEMRYPMAYKNGKAPGSVFKVVTLMAALENGMGESEYLDSSYMAGDYTVKNAYGNIGDWIDLKTALVRSSNCVMAQAAQELGAKRLTEMAGKCMIGKDVELDFGTITSNWEVDDSDQEVLCQTGFGQGKLLTSTMNMAMITQAIAADGVMKKPYLIKRVLSKDGKVVKEGSVEVLSEVCAPETAHTVKDAMHDAAQEYKSQADEKTQALTDRYQICCKTGTSENGDEEGTNNAWMISFAPLDAPRYVVVANQIKCQKHGAELLDSIAEVYQYLFEEM, via the coding sequence ATGAGGAACCAGATGTTTAGACGAAGCGCGGTAACATTTTTCCTGATTGCGGCTTTCGCCATAGTAGAAATCTACATGCTCTACAGGCATACGGCGATAGTGGAAGGGGTAGACCAGAAAACGGATGCTTACAAAACGGAGGCGATTGCGGCGTGCAACCGGAGAACGATCGTTCCGGGCGATATTCTGGACTGCAATGGCGCGCTGCTGGTAGAAAATAAAAAGATTGGGGAGCCTGGCGTCTATGCGGATGATTACGCCTACTCCCAGGTGCTTGGATATTTGCAGAACGGCGGGTACCGATTCCAGAAACTGGCGGAAGATATGCTGTATGAGACGAGAGGAATCGAGGATACGAAGGGAAACAGCATCCAGGTTAATATCGACCATGGACTGCAGGAAAGAGCGGCAGAGATTCTTTCGAATGAGATTGGCGGAATTGATCAGGTCGGATCTCTGGTGGTATTGGACGCAGAGACGGGACAGGTCCTGACGATGCTTAGCTATCCTTCCTTTAATGCCAATGAACTTACAAGCAGCATCACGGCTATGGACGCCGCTGATCCGAATCTGGAAATGCGGTATCCCATGGCATATAAGAATGGTAAGGCGCCAGGCTCCGTGTTCAAGGTGGTAACCTTGATGGCCGCCCTGGAAAACGGCATGGGAGAAAGCGAGTATCTGGATTCTTCCTATATGGCTGGAGATTATACCGTGAAGAATGCATATGGAAATATCGGAGATTGGATTGACCTAAAGACAGCGCTTGTGCGATCTTCCAACTGTGTCATGGCCCAGGCGGCCCAGGAACTGGGGGCGAAGAGGCTTACAGAAATGGCTGGGAAATGCATGATCGGCAAGGACGTGGAGCTGGATTTTGGAACGATCACATCCAACTGGGAGGTTGATGATTCTGATCAGGAGGTGCTGTGCCAGACCGGATTCGGGCAGGGAAAGTTACTTACAAGCACGATGAATATGGCGATGATCACCCAGGCGATCGCTGCTGACGGCGTTATGAAGAAGCCGTATCTGATCAAGCGGGTATTAAGCAAAGACGGCAAAGTCGTGAAAGAAGGAAGCGTCGAGGTATTAAGCGAAGTATGCGCGCCGGAGACGGCACATACAGTCAAAGATGCCATGCATGATGCCGCACAGGAGTACAAAAGCCAGGCGGACGAAAAGACGCAGGCGCTGACGGACCGGTATCAGATATGCTGCAAGACGGGGACAAGCGAAAACGGAGATGAAGAAGGTACCAATAATGCATGGATGATCTCATTCGCCCCACTGGATGCCCCCAGGTATGTCGTGGTGGCGAATCAGATCAAATGCCAGAAGCACGGAGCAGAACTTTTGGACAGTATAGCGGAAGTTTACCAGTATTTGTTTGAAGAAATGTAG
- a CDS encoding type IV secretory system conjugative DNA transfer family protein, producing the protein MKKYIEYETGRFSEADEIKKATARIDWKRQEFAGTGFPIWADLEKGITHVADDDIHTMLIGTTGSKKTLAGVLPTAMSMIGGGESMVLTDAKQELYRYMLPYLQQKGVRVNVLNFRNPQCGNCWNPLSIPVSLFHSGKRDKAVELLKDVAKSIFSELSADCDDPFWTSMSENYFVGLALVLFEEGEPENATLEEVMHLEAVGKEPLGASTFLKEYVRCMKEKSPFMYRCLQGILGAPEGTRGSIESVFSQPMGNLTSQENLNDMMSKSDFDVTSMGERQEITFLIMPDEKTTYNSLVTMFLKQSYELLIAKAEECGGKLPIRVNWILEEAGNIPTIPDFESMMTASRSRNIRFFLVFQSLQQIEKKYRGSAHIIIGNCDCIAYLNSKDMELLTYISQLAGTYRRSYVNEECPLISVTQLQRLSKEKGECLVFLGRNAPYLTRLPIIFDYGRFIPIGEEPIKQKARQRYSHPLFDIRPIAKEKRMAFMEKLMEENQKKRGGGF; encoded by the coding sequence ATGAAAAAGTACATTGAATATGAAACAGGAAGATTCAGCGAGGCGGATGAGATCAAGAAAGCGACTGCCAGGATTGATTGGAAACGGCAGGAGTTTGCAGGCACTGGGTTCCCGATATGGGCGGACCTTGAAAAGGGAATTACCCATGTGGCGGATGATGACATTCATACCATGCTGATTGGAACCACGGGCAGTAAAAAGACTCTGGCTGGCGTGCTTCCTACGGCTATGTCCATGATCGGGGGAGGGGAATCCATGGTGCTGACGGATGCGAAGCAGGAACTATATCGATATATGCTGCCTTATCTCCAGCAGAAAGGGGTGAGAGTCAATGTGCTGAATTTTCGGAATCCACAGTGCGGCAACTGCTGGAATCCGCTGTCTATTCCAGTTTCATTATTTCACTCCGGAAAAAGGGATAAAGCAGTCGAGTTATTGAAAGATGTGGCGAAAAGTATCTTTAGCGAACTATCCGCAGATTGTGACGATCCATTCTGGACCTCGATGAGCGAGAATTATTTCGTAGGCCTGGCGCTGGTTCTTTTTGAAGAGGGCGAGCCCGAGAACGCGACGTTGGAAGAGGTTATGCATCTGGAAGCAGTTGGGAAGGAGCCGCTGGGAGCCTCGACATTTTTAAAGGAGTATGTCAGATGCATGAAGGAGAAGAGTCCATTTATGTACCGGTGCCTTCAAGGGATCCTGGGAGCGCCGGAAGGCACCAGAGGATCCATCGAGTCCGTATTTTCTCAGCCTATGGGCAACCTAACCTCCCAGGAGAACTTAAATGATATGATGTCGAAAAGCGATTTTGATGTCACATCCATGGGGGAGCGTCAGGAGATCACATTTTTGATTATGCCGGATGAGAAGACAACCTATAATTCCCTGGTCACGATGTTCCTGAAGCAGAGTTATGAACTTTTGATCGCAAAAGCAGAAGAATGCGGGGGAAAACTTCCGATCCGCGTCAACTGGATACTGGAAGAAGCAGGAAATATCCCGACAATTCCAGACTTCGAGAGTATGATGACAGCTTCAAGAAGCCGGAATATCAGATTCTTTCTGGTATTTCAGTCGTTGCAGCAGATTGAGAAGAAGTATCGGGGATCCGCCCATATTATTATTGGAAATTGCGACTGCATCGCATATCTGAACTCGAAAGACATGGAACTTCTTACGTATATTTCCCAGCTTGCGGGAACCTACAGACGCTCATATGTCAATGAAGAATGTCCGCTGATCAGCGTGACCCAGCTACAGCGGCTGTCGAAGGAAAAGGGAGAGTGCCTTGTCTTTCTGGGAAGAAATGCACCATATCTTACAAGACTGCCTATCATTTTCGACTATGGGAGATTCATTCCGATTGGAGAAGAGCCGATCAAGCAGAAGGCAAGGCAGAGATATTCTCATCCATTATTCGATATCCGGCCAATAGCTAAAGAAAAAAGAATGGCATTTATGGAAAAACTTATGGAAGAAAATCAGAAAAAACGGGGGGGGGGATTTTAA